One part of the Gemmatimonadota bacterium genome encodes these proteins:
- a CDS encoding amidohydrolase family protein → MRSLFLTGAAAFLAAGCGPEAPPADLVLVGGRVYSLAWTAPGPGGLPAADAPYEVTEGWRPDATAVALTGNRIVFVGGDDGAAAHVGEGTRVIDLEGAVVLPGLVDSHAHIAELGRNLSRIDLVGVETEEEAIARARARAAEVPAGSWIVGAGWDEGAWADRYPSWDALNEAVPDHPVWLRGLHGFAGWANRRAFEAAGVGPETQAPVGGEIGRAPDGALNGLLLNRAVTLIDDVIPEPGPAEREREILAALAEMARSGYVAVHEAGTDAESLAALERLDAKGLLPLRFYAMLSGRDPALLADWLRRGPSTRAGESDPRLFVRSVKAYYDGSLGVRGARMLEDYSDQAGHRGVSGAGYGFNQDSVAAMLRAGFQVGIHAIGDAGNRESLDFLEGVYARYPEARNARNRIEHAQVVHPDDFSRFAELGLVASMQPPHAVEDMPWAEARIGPQRIGGAYAWRTFLERGVPLVFNADNPGSDHSPFYGLHSAVTRRTPDLQPYGGWYPEQAVTPEEAVRAYTTGAAWAAHLDSVTGVVAVGRWADLTVMDVDPFRVLRSEQPESILEGRILLTVVGGVVVYEGTSGG, encoded by the coding sequence ATGCGATCTCTTTTTCTGACCGGCGCTGCTGCATTCCTCGCCGCAGGGTGCGGACCGGAGGCGCCTCCGGCCGATCTGGTCCTGGTGGGCGGGCGCGTCTACTCGCTGGCGTGGACGGCTCCGGGTCCCGGTGGGCTGCCGGCGGCGGATGCGCCCTACGAGGTCACGGAGGGGTGGCGCCCGGACGCGACCGCGGTGGCGCTGACGGGCAACCGCATCGTCTTCGTGGGAGGCGATGACGGCGCAGCCGCGCACGTGGGAGAAGGCACTCGTGTCATCGACCTCGAGGGTGCGGTGGTGCTGCCTGGTCTCGTCGACTCCCACGCCCACATCGCCGAGCTCGGTCGCAATCTGTCCCGCATCGACCTCGTCGGCGTCGAGACGGAGGAAGAGGCCATCGCCCGCGCGCGGGCGCGCGCTGCCGAGGTGCCCGCAGGCTCCTGGATCGTCGGTGCCGGATGGGACGAAGGGGCCTGGGCAGACCGCTACCCATCGTGGGACGCCCTGAACGAGGCGGTGCCCGACCATCCCGTGTGGCTTCGGGGGTTGCACGGATTCGCAGGATGGGCGAACCGCAGGGCGTTCGAGGCGGCTGGCGTAGGGCCGGAGACGCAGGCCCCTGTGGGCGGCGAGATCGGCCGCGCACCCGATGGAGCGCTCAACGGCCTGCTGCTGAACCGGGCCGTCACGCTCATCGACGACGTGATCCCGGAGCCCGGGCCCGCCGAGCGAGAACGAGAGATCCTGGCGGCCCTGGCCGAGATGGCGAGGTCCGGCTACGTGGCGGTCCACGAAGCCGGGACGGACGCCGAGAGCCTGGCGGCGCTCGAACGCCTCGACGCCAAGGGCCTTCTGCCACTGCGGTTCTACGCCATGCTCAGCGGTCGCGACCCGGCACTTCTCGCGGATTGGCTGCGCCGGGGACCCTCCACCCGGGCCGGCGAGTCCGACCCACGGCTCTTCGTCCGCTCGGTGAAGGCCTACTACGATGGCTCATTGGGGGTCCGAGGCGCCCGGATGTTGGAGGATTATTCCGACCAGGCTGGGCATCGCGGGGTGTCGGGAGCCGGCTACGGATTCAACCAGGACAGCGTCGCCGCGATGCTGCGCGCCGGGTTCCAGGTCGGGATCCACGCGATTGGCGACGCCGGCAACCGGGAGTCCCTCGACTTCCTGGAAGGGGTCTACGCTCGATACCCCGAGGCGCGGAACGCACGTAACCGGATCGAACACGCCCAGGTGGTCCACCCGGACGACTTCTCCCGCTTCGCGGAGCTGGGCCTCGTCGCCTCGATGCAGCCGCCGCACGCCGTCGAAGACATGCCCTGGGCCGAGGCGCGAATCGGCCCGCAACGCATCGGCGGGGCCTACGCCTGGAGGACGTTCCTCGAACGGGGCGTGCCCCTCGTGTTCAACGCCGACAACCCCGGGTCGGACCACTCACCGTTCTACGGTCTCCACTCGGCCGTGACCCGCCGCACGCCCGACCTCCAGCCGTACGGCGGATGGTACCCCGAGCAGGCTGTCACGCCCGAGGAGGCTGTGCGGGCCTACACGACCGGCGCCGCGTGGGCCGCCCATCTGGATTCCGTGACGGGCGTCGTGGCCGTCGGCCGCTGGGCCGACCTCACGGTCATGGACGTGGACCCCTTCCGCGTGCTGCGCAGCGAGCAGCCCGAGTCCATCCTCGAGGGCCGCATCCTGCTGACGGTAGTCGGAGGCGTGGTGGTCTACGAAGGCACTTCGGGCGGGTAG
- a CDS encoding HEAT repeat domain-containing protein yields MAARKKSTGKAGGGKRSGKSAVPPVPTDATLKQAVEGQVDDIAPAAALRALVGRGAAPPALLGRIAKEPEQQTSLRTTAAVALGRTSTAGARRALLALLEADDPQVVRRAAEGLGRIGGEEAFQKLKALRPRDPVVKDALETAKTVLAYRLDAKAGRLSPPDPSARVPLVATMRAQPLEVRALGPEAVEEMGPRLAQEVPALPVARTGALELDCGRHRYRVVFHRDLAKRGGLSRLGEANAVMGALLEHDRIDDQWFLAAYLLTHPGPGRTVRLFVMKGSGVVTYAGELTLESDGEARFTVEALKTRYSLPIELHGRIEPGSLEVRVDEARVATQPARSQPPAKRPRQIKARR; encoded by the coding sequence ATGGCCGCCAGGAAGAAGAGCACCGGGAAGGCGGGTGGCGGGAAGCGGTCCGGCAAGTCCGCTGTGCCCCCGGTTCCCACCGATGCCACGCTGAAGCAGGCGGTGGAAGGCCAGGTGGACGACATCGCACCCGCCGCGGCGCTCCGCGCGCTCGTGGGGCGAGGCGCGGCCCCCCCGGCCCTGCTGGGCCGGATCGCGAAGGAGCCGGAGCAGCAGACGTCGCTCCGGACCACGGCGGCGGTGGCGCTCGGTCGCACCTCCACCGCGGGAGCTCGGCGCGCCCTGCTGGCGCTGCTCGAGGCGGACGACCCGCAGGTCGTGCGTCGCGCTGCGGAAGGACTGGGCCGCATCGGAGGCGAGGAGGCCTTCCAGAAGCTGAAGGCCTTGCGCCCGCGTGATCCGGTGGTGAAGGACGCCTTGGAGACGGCCAAGACGGTGCTGGCCTACCGGCTGGACGCGAAGGCCGGACGGCTGTCGCCGCCGGACCCGAGCGCCCGCGTGCCTCTGGTGGCGACGATGCGTGCGCAGCCGCTCGAGGTTCGCGCGCTCGGACCGGAGGCGGTGGAGGAGATGGGCCCCCGGCTCGCCCAGGAGGTTCCGGCCCTTCCCGTGGCCAGAACCGGCGCCCTGGAGTTGGACTGTGGACGGCACCGCTACCGGGTGGTGTTCCACCGCGACCTGGCCAAGCGAGGCGGGCTGTCCCGACTGGGTGAGGCGAATGCGGTGATGGGAGCCCTGCTGGAGCACGACCGGATCGACGACCAGTGGTTCCTGGCCGCCTATCTCCTCACCCACCCCGGGCCCGGGCGCACGGTGCGGCTCTTCGTGATGAAGGGCTCGGGGGTGGTGACGTACGCGGGGGAGCTCACGCTGGAGTCCGACGGCGAGGCCCGGTTCACCGTCGAGGCCCTGAAGACGCGGTACTCCCTGCCGATCGAGCTGCACGGCCGGATCGAGCCCGGTTCGTTGGAGGTCCGCGTCGACGAAGCGCGCGTCGCCACGCAGCCTGCCCGCTCGCAGCCGCCGGCCAAGCGGCCGCGGCAGATCAAGGCGAGGCGGTAG
- a CDS encoding membrane dipeptidase: protein MTDPTRSPQPTRRQMLQWAASAVGAQVAAPFLNRGRYRLSAQSAREYSARCVDLVRGSLVIDMLCPLTLSGERQERWGPDGAGFTSADFEEFRSSEIDVMHIATGVGGRDTEQAHVNVLRFVSGYLSLIANRPDVFLRIDEVADFDRVREQERVGILIGLQNSEHFRTPDDVALFHALGQRVSQLTYNARNRIGNGSTERVDGGISDFGVAVIGKMNEVGMAVDVSHCGDRTTLDAFEISSKPVLITHSNCRALAPGHPRCKTDEAIRAVGRAGSVMGITNVRMFVKNDEPTTIEHLLDHFDHVRDLIGPEHLGVGSDIDLHGYDDMPAEQNAQLRAGYKGSYGFRDKIDIEGVDHPQRMFDLTEGLIRRGYTDDHIRGILGGNFRRVLGEIWTV, encoded by the coding sequence GTGACCGATCCGACTCGATCGCCGCAGCCCACGCGCCGCCAGATGCTCCAGTGGGCGGCCAGCGCCGTGGGCGCCCAGGTGGCGGCCCCGTTCCTGAACCGCGGCCGCTACCGGCTCTCCGCCCAGTCCGCCCGGGAATACTCCGCGCGCTGTGTGGACCTGGTCCGGGGCTCGCTGGTCATCGACATGCTCTGCCCGCTCACGCTCTCGGGGGAGCGACAGGAGCGCTGGGGCCCGGACGGGGCCGGCTTCACCAGCGCCGACTTCGAGGAGTTCCGGAGCTCCGAGATCGACGTCATGCACATCGCCACCGGCGTGGGCGGGCGGGATACGGAGCAGGCGCACGTGAACGTGCTGCGCTTCGTGTCCGGCTACCTGTCGCTGATCGCGAACCGACCGGACGTGTTCCTGCGCATCGACGAGGTCGCGGACTTCGACCGGGTGCGCGAGCAGGAGCGCGTGGGGATCCTGATCGGACTCCAGAACTCCGAGCACTTCCGGACGCCCGACGATGTGGCCCTCTTCCACGCCCTGGGCCAGAGGGTCTCCCAGCTCACCTACAATGCCCGCAACCGGATCGGCAACGGATCGACCGAGCGCGTGGACGGCGGCATCAGCGACTTCGGCGTGGCCGTGATCGGGAAGATGAACGAGGTGGGCATGGCGGTCGACGTCTCCCACTGCGGCGACCGCACCACGCTGGATGCGTTCGAGATCTCGTCGAAGCCGGTCCTGATCACGCACTCCAACTGCCGGGCCCTGGCGCCCGGCCACCCGCGCTGCAAGACGGACGAGGCCATCCGGGCGGTGGGCCGGGCCGGCAGCGTCATGGGCATCACGAACGTGCGCATGTTCGTCAAGAACGACGAGCCCACCACGATCGAACACCTGCTGGACCACTTCGACCACGTGCGCGACCTGATCGGGCCGGAGCACCTCGGCGTGGGCAGCGACATCGACCTGCACGGCTACGACGACATGCCGGCCGAGCAGAACGCCCAGCTCCGCGCGGGCTACAAGGGCAGCTACGGCTTCCGCGACAAGATCGACATCGAAGGGGTGGACCATCCGCAGCGGATGTTCGACCTCACCGAAGGCCTGATCCGCCGGGGCTACACCGACGACCACATCCGGGGCATCCTGGGCGGCAACTTCCGTC